A single window of Electrophorus electricus isolate fEleEle1 chromosome 16, fEleEle1.pri, whole genome shotgun sequence DNA harbors:
- the LOC113580932 gene encoding Golgi apparatus membrane protein TVP23 homolog A, whose amino-acid sequence MTESLSEEIEDVSLDFGTEEERARQTAKIRHPLATFLHLFFRIGAVIAYLCSDWFSRSFATCFVLVLTLLSCDFWSVKNVSGRLLVGLRWWNQIDEDGQSHWVFEAKKNHDNSGTEAEMQIFWLGLIICPLIWTAFFFTTLFSLKMKWLVLVVVGISLQATNLYGYLRCKAGEQETMPKVASQYLGQQFIIQRPDIIFGIL is encoded by the exons ATGACTGAG TCACTCTCGGAGGAAATCGAGGATGTGTCGCTTGATTTCGGGACGGAAGAGGAACGTGCGCGGCAAACAGCCAAAATACG ACACCCTCTGGCCACTTTCCTTCATCTGTTCTTCCGCATCGGCGCCGTCATCGCCTACCTGTGCAGCGACTGGTTCAGCAGGAGTTTCGCCACTTGCTTCGTCCTGGTCTTGACCTTGCTCTCATGTGACTTCTGGTCTGTGAag AATGTGAGTGGCAGGCTGCTGGTTGGCCTACGCTGGTGGAATCAGATTGATGAAGATGGGCAGAGCCACTGGGTTTTTGAGGCTAAGAAG aaccATGACAATAGTGGTACGGAAGCTGAAATGCAGATTTTCTGGTTGGGGCTGATCATCTGCCCTCTCATTTGGACTGCTTTCTTCTTTACAACACTCTTCTCCCTCAAGATGAAATGGCTG GTTCTGGTAGTGGTGGGTATCTCTCTCCAGGCCACTAATCTTTATGGTTACTTGCGCTGTAAGGCTGGGGAACAGGAGACCATGCCCAAAGTAGCATCCCAGTACCTGGGGCAGCAGTTCATTATTCAACGG CCTGATATCATATTTGGAATACTGTAA